A window of Mycolicibacterium madagascariense genomic DNA:
CCGCTGACGATGCCGGCGAACAGACCGCCGAGCAGCCACGTCATCGCGAGGTCTCCGCGCCGGTCCGGATCGGGATTGGCGCGGGCGTCGGCGCGGCCGTCGGTCAGGCCCCACACGAACGCCGCGATGGCGAACACCGCCACGAGCACGATGCTGACCACGAGGGCGCCGCTCTCCCAGAGGTTGATCAACGCCCCCTGCAGCAGCCGGACGATGACCATCAGCACCGCGAACACCAGTCCGCGCAGCAACCACTTGCTCATGGGGGCACAGCGTAGCGAGTACCGTCATGCGCTGTGACGATTTCCCAGCGTAGAGCGCGCCTGCGTCGCAGACTCGTCGCGGCCGGGCTCGACGCCCTCCTGATAACGGACCTGGTCAACGTGCGTTATCTCGTCGGTTTCACCGGCTCGAACGCCGCACTGCTGATTCGCGCCGACGACGACACACCGGTGCTCGCGACCGACAGTCGGTACCTGACCCAGGCCGCGCAGCAGTCGCCCGACGCCGAGCTCCTCATTGAACGCGCCTGCGGGCCGCACCTGGCGGCCACCGCGGCCGCCGTCGGGGTCCGGCGCCTGGGGTTCGAGAGCCACGTCGTGACGGTCGACGGTCACGCCCGTCTGGTGGCGGCCGCCGAGGGCGTCGAGCTGGTCGCCGCACCCGGGCTGGTGGAGGCGCTGCGCGAGGTCAAGGATGCCGGTGAGATCGCCCTGCTGCGGCTGGCGTGCGAGGCCGCCGACGCCGCACTGGCCGACCTGGTCGCCGCAGGCGGACTGCGGCCGGGCCGGACCGAGCGGGAGGTCGGCCGCGACCTGGAGTCCAGGATGCTCGACCACGGCGCGGACGGGGTGTCGTTCGAGACGATCGTGGCCGCCGGCGCCCATTCCGCGATACCGCATCACCGCCCGACCGACGCCGTGCTCGCCGCCGGGGACTTCGTCAAGATCGACTTCGGGGCGCTGGTCGCGGGATACCACTCCGACATGACGCGCACGTTCGTGCTGTCGCCCATCGCCGACTGGCAGCGCGACGTCTACGACCTGGTCGCGACCGCCCAGCGGCTGGGCCGCGAAGCCCTCGCACCGGGGGTGTCGCTGTCCGGGGTGGACGGGGCGTCGCGCCAGGTCATCGCTGATGCGGGCCTGGCCGAGAACTTCGGGCACGGCCTTGGGCACGGGGTCGGTCTGCAGATCCACGAAGCGCCGGGGATCAGCGCGTCCTCCGCCGGTACACTGCTTGCTGGCTCTGCGGTGACCGTGGAGCCCGGTGTCTATCTGCCCGGCCGCGGCGGTGTCCGTATCGAGGACACGCTGGTCGTCGGCAGTGACGATGCACCCGCACCCGAGTTGCTGACCCGGTTCCCGAAGGAACTGGCGATTCTCTAGAACGCTAGGAGTAGTACCCCCGTGGCATCGACCGCCGACTTCAAGAATGGGCTCGTCCTGCAGATCGACGGCCAACTGTGGCAGATCACCGAATTCCAGCACGTCAAGCCGGGCAAGGGCCCCGCGTTCGTGCGCACCAAGCTCAAGAACGTGCTGTCCGGCAAGGTCGTCGACAAGACCTACAACGCCGGGGTGAAGGTGGAGACCGCCACCGTCGACCGCCGCGACACCACCTACCTGTACCGCGACGGCAGCGACTTCGTGTTCATGGACGCCGAGGACTACGAGCAGCATGCGCTGCCCGAGTCGCTCGTCGGCGATGCGGCGAACTTCCTGCTCGAGGGCATGCCGGTCCAGGTGGCGTTCCACGACGGGGCGCCGCTCTACATCGAGCTTCCCGTCACCGTCGAATTGCTCGTCGCCAGCACCGAACCGGGCCTGCAGGGCGATCGCTCAAGCGCGGGCACCAAGCCCGCCACCATGGAGACGGGCGCGCAGATCAACGTGCCGCTGTTCATCAACACCGGCGACAAACTGAAGGTGGACTCTCGCGACGGGAGTTACCTCGGTCGCGTCAATGCCTGAACGTGCCGGGGCGAGCGGAGCGACGGGATGAGTGACCGTCGCGGCGACCGGGGCCGCCACCAGGCCCGCAAGCGGGCCGTCGACCTGCTGTTCGAGGCCGAGGCGCGCGGGCTGACCCCCGCCGAGGTGGCCGACGGCCGATCGACGTTGGCGCAGGGCGACTCCGAGGTGTCGACCCTCAACCCGTACACGGTCACCGTTGCGCGCGGCGTCACCGAGCACGCCGCCCATGTCGACGACCTGATCTCCACCCATCTGCAGGGGTGGACGCTGGACCGCCTGCCCGCCGTCGACCGTGCGGTGCTGCGGGTTGCGGTGTGGGAGTTGCTCTACGCCGAGGACGTCCCCGAACCCGTCGCCGTCGACGAGGCCGTGGAACTGGCCAAGAGTCTGTCGACCGACGAGTCGCCGGGCTTCGTCAACGGCGTGCTCGGTCAGGTCATGCTGGTGACGCCGCAGATCCGCGCGGCCGCGGCCGCCGTCCGGGGCACGGGCGAGGACGTCTGACCCAGGGACCGTCGGGTCGCGCATTCTTCGCCGTTCGAAAGGCTGCGCACATCGGGCACCAAGGTGACCGGCGTTGACTGTGGTCATGAACCACGGAACCGCTTCCAGCGCAGGCAATGTCGTCATCGTGCTCGACGGGGACACCGAGGCGGGCCAGTCGCTCGCCCGGCGCCTGCTCGCCGAGGGACGCCGCGTCGCCGTCGTGGTGCGGCATGCCGCCGACGGGGTCGCGGTGCTGCACGGGCAGTCCTACGACCGCGTCATGGTGATCGCCGCCGACGCCGACGACCGCGCGCAGTGGAGCCGCGTCACCGAGCGCGTGCGGGACCGGTTCGGGCGCATCGACACCGTGGTGCGGGCGCAGGACGCGGCTCTGCGCCTGCCGGCCTAGAGATCGAGCGCCTGATACGTCCGACGGACGAACCGGGGCTGCGCGGCCTGCAACTTCGCCAGCGACGTGTTGCCCGCCACCGCCGCGGCGGCCGCGTCCGAGCTGAGGTCGGGCAGATTCTGGATGAGGTAGAGCATGACGAGGTCGGCCGACGGGTCGGCCTGCCACCAGGTGCCGTAGGCGCCGGGCCAGCTGAACGTGCCGAGTCCGCCGGGGCCGTACAGCTGACGCGACTGCGCCGGTTCAGTCACCACCGACAGGTTCAGGCCGAAGCCGCGACCCCGCCAGAACGGCATGCCCAGGAAGGGGAACGTCTTCTGCTCGGGGGTCAGCCGGTCGGTGCGCATCAGCCGCACCGATTCCTCGGACAGCACCCGCACGCCGTCGAGCGTGCCACCGGCGAGCAGCATCCTGGCGAAGGCGAGGTAGTCGTCGGCGGTCGACCACAGCCCGGCCCCGCCCGTGCAGAACGTCGGCAGCGTCACCGGGGCGGGACCCATCACGTCGTCGCGCAGCGTGCCGGTCTCGTCGATCTGATACATCGTCGCCGTGCGTCGGCGACCCTCCTGGCTCACCGCGAAACCGGTGTCGGACATGCCCAGTGGGCCGAGCACGCGCTGCGCCAGCACGTCGGCCAGCGGTTGGCCCGCGATCCTGGACAGCGCGATGCCCAGGACGTCGGTCGAGTGGCTGTAGGTCAGCCGCTCGCCGGGCTGATGGGCCAGCGGTAACTTCGCCACGTCGGCCAGCCACTGGTCCTGGTCCTGGCGGAATCTCAGCGCGCCGTACGCGCGGCTCAGCGGTTGGCCCACCGAGAACGCGTACGCCAACCCGCTGCGGTGGGTCATCAGATCGTCGAACGTGATCGGCCTGCGCAGCGGCACGGTGGCGTCCAGCGGCCCCGACGGGTCGGCCAGGACGCGGACGTCGGCCAGCTCGGGCAGCCACCGCGTGACCGGATCGGTCAGCGCGAACGCGCCCTCCTCGACCATCGACATCGCCGCGGCCACGGTCACCGGCTTGGTCATCGACGCGATCCGGAAGATCGTGTCGCGCTGCATCGGCAGGCCGGCGTGGACGTCGCGGTGGCCGAGTTCGTTGACCTGCAGGACTTTGCCGTCCTGCCACACCATCGTCACCGCGCCCGCCAGCAGGCCCGCGTCGATGGCCTCGCGAATGGACGCCTGATTGCCGTCGAGGTTCACCGGGCCAGCCTAGTCAGCGCGGTCGACGACCGACGCGGGGTGCTAAGCTGCCGCGGAAGTTTCGACGTCCTTTAACGATCCGTCCCGAGAGGCGGAGAAGGAGGTCCGGATCAATCGTGGCTGCTCCCAGCCCCGACCGGGAATTGATGTCCGCCGCAGACGTGAGCCGGACCATCTCCCGCATCGCTCATCAGATCATCGAGAAGACCGCGCTCGACGGCGCCGATGCGCCGCGCGTCGTCCTGCTCGGCATCCCCACCCGCGGGGTCACGCTGGCCGCGCGGTTGGCCCGCCACGTCACCGAGTTCTCATCGGTGCCCGTGCTCGCCGGAGCCCTCGACGTCACGCTCTACCGCGACGACCTCAACTTCAAGCCACCCCGACCGCTCGCCGACACGTCGATCCCCGAGGGCGGCGTCGACGACGCGATCGTCGTCCTCGTCGACGACGTGCTGTACTCGGGCCGCACCGTGCGCGCCGCCCTGGACGCGCTCCGCGACGAGGGCAGGCCGCGGGCCGTGCAGCTGGCCGCGCTGGTGGACCGGGGTCATCGCGAACTGCCGTTCCGTGCCGACTACGTGGGCAAGAACGTGCCCACCTCGCGCACCGACAACATCAAGGTGCTGCTGACCGAGCACGACGGCCGCGACGGGGTCTTGATCGCCTCCCACGGGGGGCCGAAGCGATGAGCCGACACCTCCTGTCCGCCGCCGACCTCTCCCGTGACGAGGCGACGGCGATCCTCGACGACGCGGACAGATTCAGCCAGGCCCTGCTCGGCCGCGAGGTCAAGAAGCTCCCCACCCTGCGCGGACGCACCGTCATCACGATGTTCTACGAGAACTCGACCCGCACCCGGGTGTCGTTCGAGGTGGCGGGCAAGTGGATGAGCGCCGACGTCATCAACGTCAGCTCGTCGGGTTCCTCGGTGGCGAAGGGGGAGTCCCTGCGCGACACCGCGCTGACCCTGCGCGCCGCCGGCGCCGACGCGCTGATCATTCGGCACCCGGCTTCCGGTGCGGCACAACAGCTTGCGGAGTGGACGCGGGAGGGCGTCGACGGCGGCGGCGGGCCCAGCGTGATCAACGCCGGTGACGGCACGCACGAGCACCCGACGCAGGCGTTGCTCGACGCGCTGACCATCCGTCAGCGACTCGGCTCGGTCGAGGGCAGACGCGTGCTGATCGTCGGCGACGTCCTGCACAGCCGCGTCGCACGCTCCAACGTGCTGCTGCTGGCCACCCTCGGCGCCGAGGTGGTGCTGGTGGCGCCGCCGACGCTGCTGCCCGTGGGCGTGGCCGACTGGCCGGTGACGGTCTCTCACGACCTCGACGCCGAACTCCCCGGCGCCGACGCCGTGCTGATGCTGCGCGTGCAGGCCGAACGCATGAACGGCGGGTTCTTTCCGTCGGCGCGGGAGTACTCGGTGCTCTACGGGCTCTCCGAGAAGAGGTCGGCGCTGCTGCCGTCGCACGGGGTGGTGCTGCATCCGGGGCCGATGCTCCGCGGCATGGAGATCGCGTCGTCGGTCGCGGACTCCCCGCAATCGGCTGTGCTGCAACAGGTTTCCAATGGTGTCCACGTGCGGATGGCCGTGCTGTTCCATCTGCTCGTCGGCTCGGGTGCAGAGGTGAACGCGTGACGGTCCTGATCAGGGGAGTGCGGCTCTACGGGGAGGGCGACGCGGTCGACGTGGTGGTCGACGACGGCCAGATCGCCGCCATCGGCCCCGATCTCGACGGCCCGGACGACGCCGAGACCATCGACGCCCGCGGCAAGATCCTGCTGCCCGGCTTCGTCGACCTGCACACCCATCTGCGCGAGCCCGGCCGCGAATACGCCGAGGACATCGAAACCGGTTCTGCGGCAGCGGCTCTCGGCGGGTACACCGCGGTGTTCGCGATGGCCAACACCGACCCCGTCGCCGACAGCCCCGTCGTCACCGACCACGTGTGGCACCGCGGCCAGCAGGTCGGGCTGGTCGACGTGCATCCGGTCGGCGCCGTCACCGTGGGGCTCAAGGGCACTCAGCTCACCGAGATGGGCCTGATGGCCGCCGGTGTCGGCAGGGTGCGGATGTTCTCCGACGACGGGGTCTGCGTCGACGATCCGCTGATCATGCGCCGGGCGCTGGAGTACGCGAGCGGCCTCGGCGTCCTCATCGCCCAGCACGCCGAGGAGCCCCGGCTCACGGTGAATGCCGTTGCGCACGAAGGTCCGAACGCGGCGAAGCTAGGACTGGCGGGGTGGCCGCGGTCGGCCGAGGAGTCGATCGTCGCGCGTGACGCGATCCTCGCCCGCGACGCCGGGGCGCGCGTGCACATCTGCCATGCCTCCACCGCAGGTACCGTCGAACTCGTCAGATGGGCCAAGGAGCAAGGCATTTCGATCACCGCGGAAGTGACACCGCACCATCTGCTGCTCGACGACGCCCGGCTCTCCTCCTACGACGGACGCAACCGCGTCAACCCGCCGCTGCGCGAGGCCAGTGACGCGGTGGCCCTGCGGCAGGCCCTCGCCGACGGCGTGATCGACTGCGTCGCCACGGATCACGCCCCCCACGCCGCGCACGAGAAGACCTGCGAGTTCGCCGTCGCGCGGCCGGGCATGCTGGGCCTGCAGACGGCGCTGTCGGTCGTCGTCGAGACCATGGTGCGGCCGGGTGCGATGACGTGGCGCGACGTCGCCCGCGTCATGAGCGAGGCGCCCGCCCGCATCGTCGGACTGCCCGACCACGGCAGGCCGCTCGAGGTCGGCGAACCGGCCAACCTCACCGTCGTCGACCCCGATGGGACGTGGACGGTGAGCGGGGCCGACCTCGCCAGCCGATCGGACAACACGCCCTACGAGGCGATGACCCTGCCCGCCGTCGTGACGTTGACGATGCTGCGCGGCAAGGTCACTGCGCGCGACGGCATCTCACCGGCGCGCGCGGGCGCGGCCACCCGGGGGGACTCGTGAACACCCCCACGCTGATCGCGTCGTTCGTCATGGCGGCCGTGGTGGCCCTGCTGATCGCGTTCTTCATCCGCCAGATGATGCGCGGCTGGCTGCACCGGGCTCAGCGCCAGGCGTCGTTGATCGGCGCGCTGCCCCCGCTGCCGGACACCGTCGGACCGGCCATCGTCGGGGCCACCAAGGGCCTCTACGTGGGCAGTACGCTCGCGCCGAGCTGGCAGGACCGCATCGCGGTCGGTGACCTCGGCTTCCGGTGCAAGGCGGTGCTCACCCGCTATCCCGAGGGAATCATGCTGCAGCGCAGCGGGGCTGGGCCCATCTGGATTCCCGACGAGTCCATCACCGCGATCCGCACGGAGCGCGGCATCGCCGGCAAGGCACTGACCCACGACGGCATCCTGGCGATCCGCTGGAGGCTGCCGTCGGGCACGGAGATCGACACCGGGTTCCGCGGCGACGATCGTCGCGAACTCGCCAACTGGGTGGAGGAGGCCGTATGAGCGGGCAGAAGGCGGTCCTGGTCCTCGACGACGGACGGGTGTTCACCGGCACCGCGTTCGGTGCGGTGGGGCAGACGCTGGGCGAGGCGGTGTTCTCCACCGGCATGTCCGGCTACCAGGAGACGCTCACCGATCCGAGCTACCACGGGCAGATCGTCGTCGCGACGGCGCCGCAGATCGGCAACACCGGCTGGAACGGTGAGGACGGCGAGAGCCGCAGCGACAAGATCTGGGTCGCCGGGTACGCCGTGCGCGACCCGTCGCCGCGCGCCTCGAACTGGCGCTCCACCGGCAGCCTGGAAGACGAGCTGGTCCGGCAGGGCATCGTCGGCATCGCGGGCATCGACACCCGCGCCGTCGTGCGGCACCTGCGCACGGTGGGGTCGATGAAGGCCGGGGTGTTCTCCGGTGACGCGCTGGCCGAGGTCGACGAACTGCTGGCCAGGGTGCGCGCCCAGCCCTCGATGCTGGGTGCCGACCTCGCCGGCGAGGTGAGCACCACGGCCGCCTACGTCGTGGAACCCGTTGGCGAGCAACGCTTCACGGTCGCGGCGCTGGATCTGGGCATCAAGACCAACACGCCGAGGAACTTCGCGCTGCGGGGCATCCGCAGTCACGTGTTGCCGTCGAGCGCGACGTTCGACCAGGTCGCCGAACTCCAGCCCGACGGAGTGTTCCTCTCCAACGGCCCCGGTGACCCGGCGACCGCCGACCACGTCGTCGCGGTGACCCAGGAGGTCCTCGCGGCGGGCATCCCGCTGTTCGGCATCTGCTTCGGCAATCAGATCCTCGGGCGTGCGCTGGGCCGCTCGACCTACAAGATGACCTTCGGCCACCGCGGCATCAACGTGCCGGTCATCGACCACGTCACGCGTCGCGTCGCGATCACGGCCCAGAACCACGGGTTCGCGCTCGAGGGCGAAGCGGGCGAGGAGTTCGACACGCCGTTCGGCCGCGCCGTCGTCAGCCACACCTGTGCCAACGACGGCGTCGTCGAGGGCATCGCACTGCGTGATGGAAGGGCGTTCTCCGTGCAGTACCACCCCGAGGCGGCGGCGGGGCCGCACGACGCCAACTATCTGTTCGATCAGTTCGTCGACCTGATGGGGGAGGGGAAGTAATGCCGCGTCGGGAAGACCTCAACCACGTCTTGGTCATCGGGTCGGGACCGATCGTGATCGGACAGGCCTGCGAATTCGACTATTCCGGGACCCAGGCCTGCCGGGTGCTGCGGGCCGAGGGCCTGCAGGTGAGCCTGGTGAACTCCAACCCGGCGACCATCATGACCGACCCGGAATACGCCGACAACACCTACGTCGAGCCCATCACCGCGGCCTTCGTCGAGAAGATCTTCGCCCAGCAGGCCGAGCGCGGCAACAAGATCGACGCCGTGCTGGCCACCCTCGGCGGGCAGACCGCGCTCAACACCGCGGTCGCCCTGTACGAGGGCGGTGTGCTCGAGAAGTACGGCGTCGAGATGATCGGCGCCGACTTCGAGGCCATCCAGCGCGGCGAGGACCGCCAGAAGTTCAAGGACATCGTCGCCAAGGTCGGTGGCGAGTCGGCGAAGTCGCGGGTCTGCTTCACGATGGACGAGGTGCGGGAGACCGTGCAGGACCTCGGCCTGCCCGTCGTGGTCCGGCCGTCGTTCACGATGGGTGGGCTCGGCTCCGGCATGGCCTACAGCGCCGAGGACGTCGAACGGATGGCCGGTGACGGCCTGGCCGCCTCGCCGAGTGCGAACGTGCTGATCGAGGAATCCATCTACGGCTGGAAGGAATTCGAGCTCGAGCTGATGCGCGACCACCGCGACAACGTGGTGGTGGTCTGTTCGATCGAGAACTTCGACCCGATGGGCGTGCACACGGGTGACTCGGTGACCGTCGCGCCCGCGATGACGCTGACCGACCGCGAGTACCAGACGATGCGCGATCTCGGCATCGCGATCCTGCGCGAGGTCGGCGTCGACACCGGCGGCTGCAACATCCAGTTCGCGATCAACCCGCACGACGGCAGGCTCATCGTCATCGAGATGAATCCGCGCGTCTCGCGATCCAGCGCGCTGGCGTCCAAGGCCACCGGCTTTCCGATCGCCAAGATCGCCGCCAAGTTGGCGATCGGATACACGCTCGACGAGATCGTCAACGACATCACCAAGGAGACCCCGGCCTGCTTCGAGCCCACGCTGGACTACGTGGTGGTCAAGGCGCCGCGGTTCGCGTTCGAGAAGTTCCCCGGCGCCGACCCGACGCTGACCACCACGATGAAGTCCGTCGGTGAGGCAATGTCGTTGGGCCGCAACTTCATCGAGGCGCTCGGCAAGGTGATGCGCTCGCTGGAGACCCCGGGCCGCGCCGGATTCTGGACCGGCGAGGATCCCGACCTCACCGTCGACGAGCTCCTGACGCGGCTGAGGACGGCGACCGACGGCCGCATCTACGACATCGAACAGGCGCTGCGGCAGGGCGCCACGGTCGAGCAGGTGGCCGAGGCCTCCGGCGTCGACCCGTGGTTCGTCGACCAGATCGGTGGGCTGGTGTCGCTGTGGGCCGAGCTGCGCGAAGCACCCGTGCTCGACGAGGAACTGCTGCGCACGGCCAAGCACAGCGGTCTGTCCGATCGCCAGATCGCCGCGCTGCGACCC
This region includes:
- a CDS encoding aminopeptidase P family protein, with the protein product MTISQRRARLRRRLVAAGLDALLITDLVNVRYLVGFTGSNAALLIRADDDTPVLATDSRYLTQAAQQSPDAELLIERACGPHLAATAAAVGVRRLGFESHVVTVDGHARLVAAAEGVELVAAPGLVEALREVKDAGEIALLRLACEAADAALADLVAAGGLRPGRTEREVGRDLESRMLDHGADGVSFETIVAAGAHSAIPHHRPTDAVLAAGDFVKIDFGALVAGYHSDMTRTFVLSPIADWQRDVYDLVATAQRLGREALAPGVSLSGVDGASRQVIADAGLAENFGHGLGHGVGLQIHEAPGISASSAGTLLAGSAVTVEPGVYLPGRGGVRIEDTLVVGSDDAPAPELLTRFPKELAIL
- the efp gene encoding elongation factor P yields the protein MASTADFKNGLVLQIDGQLWQITEFQHVKPGKGPAFVRTKLKNVLSGKVVDKTYNAGVKVETATVDRRDTTYLYRDGSDFVFMDAEDYEQHALPESLVGDAANFLLEGMPVQVAFHDGAPLYIELPVTVELLVASTEPGLQGDRSSAGTKPATMETGAQINVPLFINTGDKLKVDSRDGSYLGRVNA
- the nusB gene encoding transcription antitermination factor NusB — translated: MSDRRGDRGRHQARKRAVDLLFEAEARGLTPAEVADGRSTLAQGDSEVSTLNPYTVTVARGVTEHAAHVDDLISTHLQGWTLDRLPAVDRAVLRVAVWELLYAEDVPEPVAVDEAVELAKSLSTDESPGFVNGVLGQVMLVTPQIRAAAAAVRGTGEDV
- a CDS encoding SDR family NAD(P)-dependent oxidoreductase — translated: MNHGTASSAGNVVIVLDGDTEAGQSLARRLLAEGRRVAVVVRHAADGVAVLHGQSYDRVMVIAADADDRAQWSRVTERVRDRFGRIDTVVRAQDAALRLPA
- a CDS encoding serine hydrolase domain-containing protein; the encoded protein is MNLDGNQASIREAIDAGLLAGAVTMVWQDGKVLQVNELGHRDVHAGLPMQRDTIFRIASMTKPVTVAAAMSMVEEGAFALTDPVTRWLPELADVRVLADPSGPLDATVPLRRPITFDDLMTHRSGLAYAFSVGQPLSRAYGALRFRQDQDQWLADVAKLPLAHQPGERLTYSHSTDVLGIALSRIAGQPLADVLAQRVLGPLGMSDTGFAVSQEGRRRTATMYQIDETGTLRDDVMGPAPVTLPTFCTGGAGLWSTADDYLAFARMLLAGGTLDGVRVLSEESVRLMRTDRLTPEQKTFPFLGMPFWRGRGFGLNLSVVTEPAQSRQLYGPGGLGTFSWPGAYGTWWQADPSADLVMLYLIQNLPDLSSDAAAAAVAGNTSLAKLQAAQPRFVRRTYQALDL
- the pyrR gene encoding bifunctional pyr operon transcriptional regulator/uracil phosphoribosyltransferase PyrR codes for the protein MAAPSPDRELMSAADVSRTISRIAHQIIEKTALDGADAPRVVLLGIPTRGVTLAARLARHVTEFSSVPVLAGALDVTLYRDDLNFKPPRPLADTSIPEGGVDDAIVVLVDDVLYSGRTVRAALDALRDEGRPRAVQLAALVDRGHRELPFRADYVGKNVPTSRTDNIKVLLTEHDGRDGVLIASHGGPKR
- a CDS encoding aspartate carbamoyltransferase catalytic subunit, translated to MSRHLLSAADLSRDEATAILDDADRFSQALLGREVKKLPTLRGRTVITMFYENSTRTRVSFEVAGKWMSADVINVSSSGSSVAKGESLRDTALTLRAAGADALIIRHPASGAAQQLAEWTREGVDGGGGPSVINAGDGTHEHPTQALLDALTIRQRLGSVEGRRVLIVGDVLHSRVARSNVLLLATLGAEVVLVAPPTLLPVGVADWPVTVSHDLDAELPGADAVLMLRVQAERMNGGFFPSAREYSVLYGLSEKRSALLPSHGVVLHPGPMLRGMEIASSVADSPQSAVLQQVSNGVHVRMAVLFHLLVGSGAEVNA
- a CDS encoding dihydroorotase, giving the protein MTVLIRGVRLYGEGDAVDVVVDDGQIAAIGPDLDGPDDAETIDARGKILLPGFVDLHTHLREPGREYAEDIETGSAAAALGGYTAVFAMANTDPVADSPVVTDHVWHRGQQVGLVDVHPVGAVTVGLKGTQLTEMGLMAAGVGRVRMFSDDGVCVDDPLIMRRALEYASGLGVLIAQHAEEPRLTVNAVAHEGPNAAKLGLAGWPRSAEESIVARDAILARDAGARVHICHASTAGTVELVRWAKEQGISITAEVTPHHLLLDDARLSSYDGRNRVNPPLREASDAVALRQALADGVIDCVATDHAPHAAHEKTCEFAVARPGMLGLQTALSVVVETMVRPGAMTWRDVARVMSEAPARIVGLPDHGRPLEVGEPANLTVVDPDGTWTVSGADLASRSDNTPYEAMTLPAVVTLTMLRGKVTARDGISPARAGAATRGDS
- a CDS encoding PH-like domain-containing protein, which encodes MNTPTLIASFVMAAVVALLIAFFIRQMMRGWLHRAQRQASLIGALPPLPDTVGPAIVGATKGLYVGSTLAPSWQDRIAVGDLGFRCKAVLTRYPEGIMLQRSGAGPIWIPDESITAIRTERGIAGKALTHDGILAIRWRLPSGTEIDTGFRGDDRRELANWVEEAV
- the carA gene encoding glutamine-hydrolyzing carbamoyl-phosphate synthase small subunit, whose translation is MSGQKAVLVLDDGRVFTGTAFGAVGQTLGEAVFSTGMSGYQETLTDPSYHGQIVVATAPQIGNTGWNGEDGESRSDKIWVAGYAVRDPSPRASNWRSTGSLEDELVRQGIVGIAGIDTRAVVRHLRTVGSMKAGVFSGDALAEVDELLARVRAQPSMLGADLAGEVSTTAAYVVEPVGEQRFTVAALDLGIKTNTPRNFALRGIRSHVLPSSATFDQVAELQPDGVFLSNGPGDPATADHVVAVTQEVLAAGIPLFGICFGNQILGRALGRSTYKMTFGHRGINVPVIDHVTRRVAITAQNHGFALEGEAGEEFDTPFGRAVVSHTCANDGVVEGIALRDGRAFSVQYHPEAAAGPHDANYLFDQFVDLMGEGK